A genome region from Leptospiraceae bacterium includes the following:
- the hemC gene encoding hydroxymethylbilane synthase: MSNLLKIGSRKSALAKLQSYLVADALKKRFPNIQIEFHFKESLGDKDLISPLWKMGDRGVFTKDFKEDLLNETVDVVIHSWKDLDLAHEDNTEIISILERADQRDLLLFKKEHILNPTYSEIKIFSSSPRREFNLKRFLAKALPKRLQNKPILFEPVRGNMQTRLSKWQENSEVQGLILAKAALDRLLSENFPESSNEEYSQIRKMIRSYLKDAAFMCLPLSENPNAPAQGALAAEVKSSRTDIKQIISTLTIPDVSRSVLIEREELQKYGGGCHQKIGVGSLKRKFGTIFYLRGLTDNGKELNSLTLTKTKNIQPKVQNITDIFPKENEKLKFKREPLDEPDLVGTNFLVARTNAWHPKWTEMNLDHIIWAAGIKTFYQLAEKDLWVSGTSDGLGEDENPNISILLGEEKPFIKLTHEDSSEIHSNLERVFTYKISLDGDIPDLTQRTHFFWMSGHQFDLAFAKFPGLVNKFHACGPGITATHIQKRLGESGNLEIFLNFEEWLDFHNR, translated from the coding sequence TTGTCTAACCTTCTAAAAATTGGATCTAGAAAAAGCGCACTTGCTAAATTACAATCTTACTTAGTAGCCGATGCTCTTAAAAAGAGATTCCCGAATATTCAAATTGAATTTCACTTCAAGGAATCGTTAGGTGATAAAGACCTCATTTCTCCGCTCTGGAAAATGGGAGATCGTGGTGTGTTTACAAAAGATTTTAAAGAAGACCTTTTAAACGAAACGGTCGATGTAGTAATTCACTCTTGGAAGGATTTAGATTTAGCCCATGAAGATAACACTGAAATTATATCCATCCTCGAACGGGCAGACCAAAGAGATTTACTTCTATTCAAAAAAGAACATATACTCAATCCAACCTACTCTGAAATCAAAATTTTTAGTTCTTCTCCAAGACGCGAATTTAACCTAAAACGATTTCTGGCGAAGGCACTTCCCAAAAGACTACAGAATAAACCTATTCTATTTGAACCTGTCCGCGGAAATATGCAAACTAGACTTTCCAAATGGCAAGAAAATTCAGAAGTCCAAGGTTTGATTTTAGCAAAAGCTGCCCTAGATAGATTACTTAGTGAGAATTTTCCAGAGTCGTCCAATGAAGAATATTCTCAAATCCGAAAAATGATTCGATCTTACTTAAAAGATGCGGCATTTATGTGTTTACCTCTTTCAGAAAATCCTAATGCACCTGCACAAGGGGCATTAGCCGCTGAAGTAAAATCTTCGCGAACCGATATCAAACAAATTATTTCTACGTTAACTATTCCTGACGTAAGCAGATCTGTATTAATAGAAAGAGAAGAACTTCAAAAATACGGCGGTGGTTGTCACCAAAAAATTGGAGTTGGTTCTCTTAAAAGAAAATTCGGAACTATTTTTTATTTACGAGGTTTAACCGATAATGGCAAAGAATTAAACTCACTAACTCTTACTAAGACAAAAAATATTCAACCCAAAGTCCAAAATATCACAGATATATTCCCAAAGGAAAATGAAAAATTAAAATTCAAACGAGAACCACTAGACGAACCCGATTTAGTAGGTACTAATTTTTTAGTAGCAAGAACAAATGCATGGCATCCGAAATGGACAGAAATGAATTTAGACCATATTATTTGGGCAGCCGGTATAAAAACCTTTTACCAGCTAGCAGAAAAAGACTTGTGGGTAAGTGGAACCTCAGATGGTTTAGGGGAAGATGAAAATCCAAATATTTCTATCTTATTAGGAGAAGAAAAACCTTTCATCAAATTAACGCACGAAGACAGCAGTGAGATTCATTCAAATTTGGAAAGAGTTTTTACTTATAAAATTTCCTTAGATGGGGATATTCCTGATTTAACACAACGAACTCATTTTTTTTGGATGAGTGGTCATCAATTTGATTTAGCATTTGCGAAATTCCCTGGATTAGTAAATAAGTTTCACGCTTGTGGTCCTGGGATTACTGCAACTCATATTCAAAAACGTTTAGGAGAAAGTGGGAATTTAGAAATTTTTCTAAATTTTGAAGAGTGGTTAGATTTTCATAATAGATAA
- a CDS encoding FecR domain-containing protein, with translation MDEFSELEKKVYDALIDNKQNEVSEKVHWIESMLSQSRADSVSLPDSNEMLDRYQKLNQQKIIKINWARNMNKKIIFTLGAAAVVLIGLFLGLRNGDTPKNQVTSNEIKVKITFVIGDVKLKSETNAVGVKPEVGALLSNGDTLITGEKSTIDLEFSHGSNLRIKSNTEIAIKRLIENNGTLTEEVSLKKGMLVANVTKKKQSDNFNIVTPTVIAGVRGTRFLVEVIPNSSNLSVTRVSVLDGSVGITKHKDEIPVSAEPIEILDGKQTAIEMASGGEFKKSTINDIDTKTIEGSKGEEDSNAPGTVSETEESLYAKYGRLEVLSLDGGSAVTGVITAMDDKYLTVHTVKGFVKVDRKQIISHDAKQLK, from the coding sequence ATGGATGAATTTTCAGAATTAGAAAAAAAAGTTTATGATGCTTTAATTGATAATAAACAAAACGAAGTGTCGGAAAAGGTTCATTGGATTGAGAGTATGCTCTCACAATCTAGGGCAGATTCAGTTTCTCTTCCAGATTCAAATGAGATGTTGGATAGGTATCAAAAATTAAATCAGCAAAAAATTATAAAAATTAATTGGGCTAGGAATATGAATAAAAAAATAATATTTACGTTAGGTGCGGCGGCAGTTGTATTGATTGGATTGTTTCTCGGATTACGAAATGGAGATACTCCAAAGAATCAAGTAACCTCTAATGAGATTAAAGTAAAAATTACCTTTGTTATTGGTGATGTTAAACTGAAATCAGAGACAAATGCAGTTGGCGTTAAACCAGAAGTAGGTGCTCTCCTCAGTAATGGTGACACTCTAATAACAGGCGAAAAGTCTACAATCGATTTAGAATTCTCGCATGGTTCAAACTTACGTATTAAAAGCAATACAGAAATTGCTATCAAACGTTTGATTGAAAATAATGGAACTCTTACAGAAGAAGTTTCGCTCAAAAAAGGTATGTTAGTAGCTAACGTTACGAAAAAAAAGCAATCGGATAATTTTAATATAGTAACTCCGACTGTAATTGCTGGAGTTCGAGGAACACGTTTCTTAGTAGAGGTCATTCCAAATTCATCTAACCTAAGTGTAACAAGAGTTTCCGTTTTGGATGGTAGTGTTGGAATTACCAAACATAAAGATGAAATTCCAGTAAGCGCAGAACCAATTGAAATTTTAGATGGAAAACAAACTGCAATAGAAATGGCAAGTGGTGGTGAATTCAAAAAATCTACTATCAATGATATTGACACAAAAACTATTGAAGGCAGTAAAGGTGAAGAAGATTCAAATGCTCCTGGAACAGTTAGTGAAACAGAAGAAAGCTTATATGCTAAATATGGTAGATTGGAAGTTCTTTCTCTTGATGGAGGAAGTGCGGTTACAGGCGTAATTACGGCTATGGATGATAAATATCTAACTGTTCACACAGTAAAAGGTTTTGTAAAAGTAGATCGTAAACAAATAATTTCTCACGACGCAAAACAACTAAAATAA
- a CDS encoding sigma-70 family RNA polymerase sigma factor, with protein MGSLYEKFHKRIFDFLYKYTNNQEVASDLMQETFFSYFRSYGDSNLPPEKAIMVLYTIARNTSINYSKKFSTVKENASNVDIYQSKKTSFEKKEELKDMEMRLQQCLALLPEDQRVALIMKNMKDMTLMEIAEVMELSISTVSRLVVKATARLLELAEKHGIAP; from the coding sequence TTGGGTAGTTTATATGAAAAATTTCACAAAAGAATTTTTGATTTTTTGTATAAATATACTAATAACCAAGAAGTTGCCTCTGACTTAATGCAAGAAACTTTCTTTAGTTATTTTAGGAGTTATGGAGATAGTAATCTGCCGCCTGAAAAAGCTATAATGGTTCTTTACACGATAGCCAGAAATACTTCCATCAATTATAGTAAAAAGTTTTCTACGGTAAAGGAAAATGCATCCAATGTAGATATTTATCAGAGTAAGAAAACATCATTTGAAAAGAAGGAAGAATTGAAAGATATGGAAATGAGATTGCAGCAGTGTTTGGCTTTACTCCCAGAAGACCAAAGAGTCGCCTTGATTATGAAAAATATGAAAGACATGACTTTGATGGAAATTGCGGAAGTAATGGAATTATCAATTTCTACCGTTTCAAGGTTAGTTGTAAAAGCAACCGCAAGGTTACTTGAACTTGCCGAAAAACATGGGATTGCACCATAA